Proteins from a genomic interval of Gemmatimonas sp.:
- a CDS encoding GDP-mannose 4,6-dehydratase, with product MDARQGDRMPTVALPSDRALGRVLVTGAAGFVGQWLLPALRAQGAEVFALAMPSDARDTGTGAALPDHGATWFVGDLRHDDYVQRVVDATRPNTVLHLAAISHLPTAAADPATAWDVNVTATARLLHQLDRQRERSGVDPLVLIVGSAEQYGRHDSHVMPLCEEAVQAPRTVYAATKAAQELLALQVWRATRLPVVIARSFNHSGAGQPPRFVLPALVQRARALASAPAGTPMLVGNRSPVRDFLHVSDVVAAYISLCQRGTPGEAYNVASGTGWSVQQLLDLVSARTGTRAVPTEDPALVRPVDVPVLIGDPRKLQHATGWRAQRSLDDIIEDLLHAETF from the coding sequence GTGGACGCTCGTCAGGGTGACCGCATGCCGACCGTGGCGCTGCCGAGTGATCGGGCCCTCGGGCGCGTCCTCGTGACCGGCGCCGCGGGCTTCGTGGGGCAGTGGCTGCTTCCCGCGCTGCGGGCTCAGGGAGCGGAGGTGTTCGCGCTGGCCATGCCCTCGGACGCCCGCGACACGGGCACCGGCGCGGCGCTTCCCGACCACGGCGCCACGTGGTTCGTGGGCGACCTGCGCCACGATGACTATGTGCAACGCGTGGTGGACGCGACCCGGCCGAACACGGTGCTGCATCTGGCGGCCATCTCCCACCTGCCCACCGCCGCGGCCGATCCGGCCACCGCCTGGGATGTGAACGTCACGGCAACGGCGCGACTCCTCCACCAGCTCGACCGTCAGCGCGAGCGAAGCGGGGTGGACCCCCTCGTGCTCATCGTGGGAAGCGCCGAACAGTATGGCCGGCACGACTCACACGTGATGCCGTTGTGCGAGGAGGCGGTCCAGGCGCCGCGAACCGTGTATGCGGCCACCAAGGCGGCGCAGGAGCTGCTCGCGCTCCAGGTCTGGCGCGCCACGCGACTGCCCGTGGTCATTGCCCGCAGCTTCAATCACAGTGGGGCCGGGCAGCCCCCGCGCTTCGTACTGCCGGCGCTGGTGCAGCGCGCCCGGGCGTTGGCCAGTGCGCCGGCGGGGACGCCCATGCTGGTGGGGAATCGCTCACCGGTTCGCGACTTCCTGCATGTAAGTGACGTCGTGGCTGCGTATATTTCCCTCTGTCAGCGGGGCACGCCCGGCGAGGCGTACAACGTGGCCAGCGGTACCGGATGGTCGGTGCAGCAACTCCTCGATCTGGTGAGCGCACGCACGGGCACGCGTGCCGTTCCCACCGAGGACCCCGCGCTGGTCCGACCGGTTGACGTCCCCGTGCTCATCGGGGATCCGCGAAAGCTGCAGCACGCCACCGGATGGCGCGCGCAGCGTTCACTCGACGACATCATCGAAGACCTCCTCCATGCCGAGACGTTCTGA
- the gmd gene encoding GDP-mannose 4,6-dehydratase, which produces MTKTALITGITGQDGSYLAELLLDKGYRVVGVVRRSSTTPYERIAHLVDRIELVSADLLDQTSLTDVVQSTAPDEIYNLAAQSFVQTSWNQPVLTGEFTALGVTRMLEALRKAAPRARFYQASSSEQFGKVVETPQRESTPFYPRSPYGVAKVYGHWITVNYRESFDLFAVSGILFNHESPRRGLEFVTRKISDGVARIKLGLQRELRLGNLDARRDWGFAGDYVEAMWRMLQLETPDDFVIGTGDTYSVREFCDAAFGAVGLDYREFVVQDERFFRPAEVDLLVADPAKAKTVLEWTPRVGFRQLVEMMVEADLARYHRHA; this is translated from the coding sequence GTGACCAAGACCGCGCTCATCACCGGCATTACCGGCCAGGACGGCTCCTACCTCGCCGAACTGCTGCTCGACAAGGGGTATCGCGTGGTGGGGGTCGTGCGCCGCTCGTCCACCACGCCGTACGAACGCATTGCGCATCTCGTCGATCGCATTGAGCTCGTCTCTGCCGATCTCCTCGACCAGACCTCGCTCACCGACGTTGTCCAGAGCACCGCGCCCGACGAGATCTACAACCTCGCCGCGCAGAGTTTCGTGCAGACCTCGTGGAACCAACCGGTCCTCACCGGCGAGTTCACGGCGCTGGGGGTCACCCGCATGCTCGAGGCCCTGCGCAAGGCGGCGCCCCGGGCGCGCTTCTATCAGGCCAGCTCGAGCGAACAGTTCGGCAAGGTGGTGGAAACCCCCCAGCGGGAAAGCACGCCATTCTATCCGCGCTCCCCGTACGGCGTCGCCAAGGTCTACGGACACTGGATCACGGTCAACTATCGCGAAAGCTTCGATCTCTTCGCGGTGAGCGGCATTCTGTTCAATCACGAGTCGCCGCGTCGCGGTCTCGAATTCGTCACGCGCAAGATCTCCGATGGCGTGGCCCGCATCAAGCTCGGCCTGCAGCGCGAACTGCGCCTCGGCAATCTCGATGCCCGCCGCGACTGGGGCTTTGCCGGCGACTACGTCGAAGCCATGTGGCGCATGCTGCAGCTGGAGACGCCCGATGACTTCGTCATCGGCACCGGTGACACCTATTCGGTGCGCGAATTCTGCGACGCCGCCTTCGGTGCCGTGGGGTTGGATTACCGCGAGTTCGTCGTGCAGGACGAGCGCTTCTTCCGCCCCGCCGAAGTCGACCTGCTGGTGGCCGATCCGGCCAAGGCCAAGACCGTGCTGGAATGGACGCCGCGTGTCGGCTTCCGGCAGCTCGTCGAGATGATGGTCGAAGCCGATCTGGCGCGTTATCACCGTCACGCCTAG